In Candidatus Methylomirabilota bacterium, the DNA window GTGCCATTCTTTTTACCAGGAAGTAACCAGCGGGAACAACTACGACGACCGCAACTACATTAAATAACCCTTCCATTTTACTTCTCCTGCAAGGGCCTCCAGTCCATCTTGTTCTTGCGTTGGCGCAGGAAGTATGCCAAGGACGCCACCCGGGTCTGCCGAGCACTCAGACACCGCGAGGCTTACTAGTTGGGTCTCGTACGAAAGGGCCTCCTGACCAACGAGGAGGTGCTGGAGGAGATCAAGGCGGTGAGGCGGGAGATGGAAGGGAAGAAGGGCACTAGCGTGTGCGGGCGCTTCACGCTTAGGGCTCCAGCCACAAAAGGGGTGTGATAGAATGTCACAAAAAGCGATGCTTTTCACCCCGTGCTAACATCGAGAGTGACGCTAGGAAGGGAAAGGTGATGGTGAGCCTGGTCCAGGAGAATTGCGGGGCGTGTCGGGCGGACGCGCCCAGGGTAACCGAGGAAGAGATGGCCGAACTCTTGCCCCAGCTTCCCCACTGGCAAGTGGTGGACCGGGAGGGCATCCCCCAATTAGAACGAACGTTCCCATTCAAAGACTTCGCCTCAGCGCTGGAGTTCACCCTCCGAGTCGGCGGCGTGGCGGAGGCGGAGGGCCACCATCCCTTACTGATGGTGGATACGTTGTGTGCAACCGACCCACCGCCCCCCGCATGGGGCAAGTGCACCGTGGTGTGGTGGACTCGGAAGATTCGGGGCCTCCACCGCAACGACTTCATTATGGCGGCCAAGACCGACCGGCTGTATGAGGAGGCGGGAGCCCAAGCCGCCAGAGGTATACGTTGGGGTATGAGATGATGCACAAATTCGGCCTTGAATCTGAAGGCGAAGCAACTCCGTACCATCGTCGATGCCCAGGTTATTTTCGTTGTAAGGCGTGTGATGCGACAGGCCGGCGTGGAGAAACACCATGCCAAGAGTGTAAAGGGTCGGGATACGTGGAATGTTGGGATTGTCAGGACATTCTAGCGGCGGCTGATCCCCTGAAGATCTAAAGTTTACCAATCTGACCAGTTTCGCCCCTGCCTAGGGTCTGAGACCTGACCTCCAGGACGCGGCAAAACGTACCCTAAAAGGGAATTAGATATTTAAGGGATGGAACTTTAACAAATTTTCCAAAATAAGCCATCTCTCAAGCCTTGTGGGTGGATAGGAGGAGCGTATCCCTATGTAAGCAAAATAACCCCCACAATGGAGGCTTTGTTTATATTACCTGGCGAGCCAAGTCTTTGTTGGAGAGTAGAATATGCACGAGCGTAATAATTGCTATGATAGAACCGAGTATGGTGGCAACGGTTACGATGATTTCCGGCATATTGATGCCGAAAAGATACTGGACCAACGGAACAAAGAATGATTTGTAATACCATTCTCCGGTGATTCCTGGGTAGGCTAATTCTCGGAGGCGACCGTCGAGCACCAGGAGGGGGCAGTTGAAATCAAAGAGAAGCTGGATGGGGAGGAGTGCTGAGATGCTAATACTATGAATCAACCGAAAGGTGCGGTGTCTGTTTATGGATATGAAAAATCCGGCAACAAAGTAAATGATAAGAAGGAGATGAATGAAATCTACAAGCCATGCAAGAACGGCGTATGTGTTCATATCCCTGCTTCATTCTTTATTGTTGTGTGGAGTTTTAAGATAGACCCTACTACCACTGTGCTACCGGCATGATCCCCACTCGAGGCCTCAGTTGAAGGCTGACCAAGGCCGGGAAGGTCATCTGGAGCGCACCGTAGGGAGGATGAAGGGTCCCTACTTATTCTTCCTCCACCGCGCCAGGGCAGCCCTACGAAGAATCCTGCTACGCTCCTCAACTGGCACACCCCTCCACCGGGCCTTGCCACCCTTCTTGCTGCCCAGTTTTGCGAGTGCTACGGCATGGGGATTCTT includes these proteins:
- a CDS encoding 4a-hydroxytetrahydrobiopterin dehydratase translates to MVSLVQENCGACRADAPRVTEEEMAELLPQLPHWQVVDREGIPQLERTFPFKDFASALEFTLRVGGVAEAEGHHPLLMVDTLCATDPPPPAWGKCTVVWWTRKIRGLHRNDFIMAAKTDRLYEEAGAQAARGIRWGMR
- a CDS encoding DUF2784 family protein; translation: MNTYAVLAWLVDFIHLLLIIYFVAGFFISINRHRTFRLIHSISISALLPIQLLFDFNCPLLVLDGRLRELAYPGITGEWYYKSFFVPLVQYLFGINMPEIIVTVATILGSIIAIITLVHILLSNKDLARQVI